One Arachis hypogaea cultivar Tifrunner chromosome 2, arahy.Tifrunner.gnm2.J5K5, whole genome shotgun sequence genomic window, AGCTGCAATTTGTTAAGCACTTTGTGAGATTTGAAAGTCGGGTTTTTTAACAGGAAAAGAATTTCTGATGTCATTGTTTGACTGATTCGAACATAAATTAGAACCCAAATAACTAAGGAGGTCCAAATTTTATTTGGAAACCACGCTATAACCATGGACGGGGTATTAGGTTCTTCAGACAAAAAGGAAATTTGTTAGACTGTTGTTTATATCTAAAGTGCACTTCTGTTTTCTTTGGTCCAAAATGGAGAAATTTAACCCTTTCAATCTGCTAGAgtgttgaaagttgaaactaattttaGCACTAATAGTTTTATGCTATGAGCTCTGACCCTTAAATAACTAGTAACTAATTACAtggattttaaataattaatatctaCATCAACTAATGAATCTCTAGTTCAAGCTTCTAACGATTAAACAAGTACTAACAAAAAAAGAAACCTGCATAGTGAGACAAGTATTGGTGGCTAACAAGTACTAATAATTAGCGAGGTAagtatcaaagtagtccctgaagttACCCTCGAggctcaaagtaatccctgaacttAAAAATTTGTCGAGATCGTTCCTGAAGTTGATCTCCGGTACTCATAGTGGTCCTTCCGATGAATTTCGTCCAGCTGGCACAACCGGAAAGCTGATCTGGCGTCGTTGGTGACACGTTAGCAGCGCAACGGCTAGTTGACGTGGCTTAGTAAACATTTTGGACTCAATGTGGTCCCTAATTTTAGGTTATAAACCCTAACCCCCAATTGactctcttctcctttcttctccatCGCACAAATAACCAGCCACTGCATTAATATGGTAAGCTTGTGGTTCTGTATTATTGTTGCCATTTTTAGGCATGTAAGTTAAGCTTTTATGGTGCACCATATGCAATCTTTTGGGGTGACTAATACCTTCTGTTCTAGTTATCTCTTTTAGAGCCTCCTGTTTTTACTGTTTTGGTTTTTGTGACTCTCCAGATTATTACTTTTGATAACTATGGTGTCTCAGGTCATTGTCAAATGTCAACAGTGCTCAACATCGCAGATTTGCTTTTCTTAGTTTACAGAAATTGGTATTGAAGTGACACAATGAATATTTCTTACAactagggctggcaatgggtagggtagggtagggtttggatcctaccctaaccctacccgcgggttgaaaatttcattaaaactctaccctaccatacccgcgggttgagaatctctcaaccctaaccctacccgcaccctaaaattctaaaccctaccctacccgcagaaatatcaaattttttcaaagtaaatataaaattcaattatttcgaattttatacgtattaataacataaaaaataaaaaactaatgctttaaattactaaattaactaactagtttagtgattgttcacttattataagtcattacataagaaaggttgtgggttcaactcttacttccttcactatatagagaaatttttataaaatatgtgttatatatgaagtgtgggtagggtagggtacccAGGCATACCCGGactgtaccctaccctacccgcagctaCCCTACCCGAACGGGTTGGACCGAGTTGGGTACCCGCCCGCAGCTACCCTACCCGAACGGGTTGGACCGagttgggtacccgcgggtagggtatgaattgccagccctaCTTACAACTGATATATTATCAATTAGCAAATGGCCATGATCATCCTTTATATTCTTTAATCTTTATATATCAATCCTGAATCACCCATAGCTTAATAACTGTAAATGTTCTGTAGTTATATTTGCTGACTCTCTTTTGATAATGTTTATTGCAACATCTTATGTTCCTAATGTAGAAAAATATAGACTCTACTGAggccaaaattcaaaaacaaagaaagggAATGTACTAAACATTTAAACATATTACAAAGTGGTTCATTTTCTACAAAACCAAACGACATCCTTGTCATTAGCTTTAAGAAACTTGGCCTTAACTTTGTTCAGTGATGCAGCAATATCTTTCATGTTCATTCATTCTTCAGGTAAATCCTCACAACAATTCAAGGCCAGTTTCAAGATAGATGATGTAGATGCTATTATGTCATCAACATGGTGGTGACCTTCATCTTGTAACAAGTTGGAATCCACAACTCGATCAATTGCACGTGACAATGATTCACTAATCCAACCTTTCATGCTTAATCctgcaacaaacaagtcatctgtTGGCTTCTTTCTTGTGAATGTTTCCATCAGCATTATCCCAAAACTGTATACATCTCCCTTTGTAGAGATAATCCCTTTGGATCCAAACTCTGCAACTCAAATTACCcttgttattttaaataaaatatttgtttataGAACAAGTATATGTGACACACAAGCCACTAAAATTGGAAACAAAATGTTTAGATACCACCACCGCAACAGAAAGTGAATTTCTGAACTAATGAAAATTATTACAGAAAAAGTTAAAGAAGCATTGTAGTTCAACTTTGATTACAAATTATTACTAAAAGGTCAGTGAATGATTTATGATCTTCAATTGTATATGCATACTAATCAAGCATATGGTTATAATCAAATGACCAAAGTTAAAAGGGAAATTATAATCTGGTGTAGCATCACTTACCCGGTGCAATGTAGCCAACTGTAGCCATGGTCTTGGTATATTCTTTGGATTGTCCCTCGCCAAGCAATTTGGCAATGCCAAAGTCACTGACATGGCCAACCATGTCTTCATCCAATAAGACATTACAAGGTTTGACATCACAATGAACCACTATAGGTGAAGATCCATGATGCAGATACTCCAATGCAGATGCCACATCTATCATTATATTTAGCCTTTGCAAGAAGTCCAAACAATGGTTATGAGAATACAACCATCTCTCAAGGCTCCCATTAGGCATGAACTCCATCACTAAAAGCTTGTAAtctatacttgaacaacaacCTATGATCTTCATGAGATTTCGATGGCGCAGATTGCGCATTGCTAGCATTCTACACTGAAGCTCTTTGATCCTAATTCCAAATCCAAGTTAAACACTTTGACAGCAACCACCATCCCATTTGAAAGTCAACCTTTGAACACAGCCAAAACTGCCCCTACCAAGCAAATTACTCTCATCAAATCCATTAGTTGCCTGTGATAGTTCATAGTACGAAATCATTCTGGCTGCTTGTAATGCTCATAATGTTCCTTCATTAGTATCACCACCATTCTTTCTTCAACGCCTGACGAGAAAAAACACACAGAAAACAACCATAATGATTGAAACCATTATAGGCAATATGCATTTGATGAAGAATATGTTTGCATTTGACCCTTTCTTCTTTACTTTACTGCATGTTGGGACTTGTAATCTGGCATTTCCACAAAGTGCTTTATTAAACATGAAAGATTGAGCagtgaaatttttgaaaggtCCACCACTCGGAATCTCTCCTTCCAAACTATTATGAGAAAGATTGATGAATTCAAGATAATGAAGTGACTCCAGTGATCTTGGAATCAAGCCAAACAAGTTGTTTTGAGATAAGTCCAAATCTGTCAAACTTATCAAACTGCCAAGTGAATCAGGAATACCCCCTACCAATTTATTTTGTGATAAGTTGAGAATTTGCAAATTTTGCAATCCAGAAATGGCCCCAGGAATGCTTCCTGAGATCATATTCTTTGATAGATCCAAGAAAGTCACAGCCTTTAAGTTCCCAATTTCAATTGGAAGAGACAGAGTTAAAGCATTGTCACTTTGTCAGATAAGTTCACCTCAAGAATGTCTCTGAGGCTCCAAAGAGAAGAAGGCACCTTACTAAGTTTGTTGGAGTTCAAGTAAAGTTTTCTTAGAGAAGTAAGATTACCAAAGCAAGTTGGAACCTCTCCAGAAATTAGCTTGTTCTCAGTTATGTACAACTCACTCAGCTGCTTGATTTTGCAGATTTCGCTGATGATGGTTCCCTGCAGACGGTTGTTGCCAAGACTCAAATATTGAAGAGAGTGCTatggagaagaaaggagaagagagtcaattgggggttagggtttttaacctaaaattagggaccaaattgagtccAAAATGTTTACTGTGCCACGTCAGCTAGCCATTGCGCTGCTAACATGTCACCAACGACGCCAGGTCAGCTTTTCGGTTGCGCCAGCTGGACGAAATTTACCGGAAGGACCACTATGAGTACCGGAGATCAACTTTAGGGACGATCTCGACAAATTTTTaagttcagggattactttgagccTCGAGGGTAACTTCAGGTACTACTTTGATACTTACCCTCATGTTTCATTAAACACAGTGAGTGATACCAAAAAATGTGAAGGAAACATCAATGCTATTCGTTGAATTGCCACAATGTTTCGCAACTATTGTCCTAGCTTGGCCTTCTTGTCATTAGTGTTCGTTCtctatttagaaaaataaaag contains:
- the LOC112729627 gene encoding probable LRR receptor-like serine/threonine-protein kinase At3g47570 yields the protein MLAMRNLRHRNLMKIIGCCSSIDYKLLVMEFMPNGSLERWLYSHNHCLDFLQRLNIMIDVASALEYLHHGSSPIVVHCDVKPCNVLLDEDMVGHVSDFGIAKLLGEGQSKEYTKTMATVGYIAPEFGSKGIISTKGDVYSFGIMLMETFTRKKPTDDLFVAGLSMKGWISESLSRAIDRVVDSNLLQDEGHHHVDDIIASTSSILKLALNCCEDLPEE